In Symmachiella dynata, the following are encoded in one genomic region:
- a CDS encoding DUF58 domain-containing protein — translation MPPQDAPLHDPTALAGIGNLEVVAKRIVEGFMMGQHLSPHKGSSVEFVEHRQYHPGDEVRHIDWRAYGKTKRYFVKEYEDETNLRCRLIVDCSGSMAYAGKTLSKLAYARQLASALGYLLLQQRDAVGWVTFDTKIRDNIEPSAKPQAFPQLVQSLSNVVPGGETSLGSVLERIVPTLSRRSLVVLLSDCFDDLDDLSRALRQFRHARHEVLLFHIVAPEEEEFPFSRPTQFRDLEGTHSPQLVDPHRLRSHYLTKYREFCNELRGLSTGIGVDYCPFTTAMPYARALGAYLDARARVTKGRR, via the coding sequence ATGCCCCCTCAGGATGCCCCCCTGCACGACCCCACCGCCTTGGCTGGAATCGGCAATCTGGAGGTCGTGGCCAAACGGATCGTCGAGGGGTTCATGATGGGGCAACACCTCAGCCCCCACAAAGGCTCCAGCGTCGAATTTGTGGAGCATCGGCAATATCACCCCGGCGACGAAGTCCGCCACATCGATTGGCGGGCCTATGGAAAGACTAAGCGATATTTCGTCAAAGAGTATGAAGACGAAACCAATCTTCGCTGCCGGCTGATCGTCGATTGCTCCGGCAGCATGGCGTATGCGGGCAAGACACTCAGCAAACTCGCCTATGCCCGACAATTGGCGTCCGCTTTGGGATATCTGTTGCTACAACAACGCGACGCCGTGGGTTGGGTAACATTCGATACGAAGATTCGCGACAACATCGAACCCTCCGCAAAGCCACAGGCATTTCCGCAACTCGTACAGTCATTGAGCAATGTTGTTCCCGGGGGCGAAACCAGTCTGGGGTCGGTGCTCGAACGGATCGTCCCCACGCTCAGCCGCCGCAGCTTAGTGGTCCTGCTGAGCGATTGCTTTGATGATCTCGACGATTTGTCCCGCGCGCTGCGGCAATTTCGACACGCGCGGCATGAAGTGCTGCTGTTTCATATCGTCGCCCCCGAAGAAGAAGAATTCCCTTTCAGCCGCCCCACGCAATTCCGCGACTTAGAAGGCACGCATTCACCGCAACTAGTCGACCCCCATCGCCTGCGTTCGCACTATTTGACCAAGTACCGCGAATTCTGTAATGAATTGCGAGGTCTCTCGACGGGAATCGGTGTCGATTATTGTCCCTTCACCACAGCCATGCCCTACGCCCGCGCTTTAGGAGCTTATCTGGATGCCCGAGCACGGGTGACGAAAGGGCGGCGTTAA
- a CDS encoding cupin domain-containing protein → MKVRNHEAITQTPVEMEGAVGAKVRWLIGEDDGAPNFAMRMFELEPGGETPKHNHPYEHEVYVLEGNGRVYEGETEHSIAAGDCIYVVSDEVHQFRNTGDAPMKFLCMVPIMNKCTD, encoded by the coding sequence ATGAAAGTTCGCAATCACGAAGCGATCACGCAAACCCCGGTCGAGATGGAAGGAGCCGTCGGCGCCAAGGTACGGTGGTTGATCGGCGAGGACGACGGGGCTCCCAATTTCGCCATGCGGATGTTCGAACTCGAACCGGGAGGCGAAACCCCCAAGCACAATCATCCCTACGAACATGAAGTCTATGTGCTCGAAGGGAACGGACGGGTCTACGAAGGGGAGACCGAACATTCGATCGCTGCCGGCGACTGCATCTACGTCGTCTCTGACGAGGTGCACCAATTTCGCAATACGGGCGATGCCCCGATGAAATTCCTCTGCATGGTGCCGATCATGAACAAATGCACCGATTGA
- the ligA gene encoding NAD-dependent DNA ligase LigA — MSAKVQKQIEKLRDELRRHSYLYYVEARPEIPDREFDKLLKQLEALEQQHPEFDTPDSPSHKVGGEPIAGFKTVEHREPMLSIDNVYDVDAVRDFDTRLKKLLGSDDDLAYVAEYKIDGVAISLIYENGLLVQGVTRGDGRQGDDITHNARILRGVPLRLRGDNPPPVLEVRGEVFISNPDFAHIKAAQVQAGEQVFINPRNSAAGALKLLDPKIAIQRKLRFFAHGAGYVEGVEFPTQMEFLTAIRNWGIPTTPGVTLCPSLDAALTQCETFIENLHSLDFEVDGIVLKVNDREVQEELGRTSKSPRWILAYKWEKYEAVTQIESIDIQVGKTGALTPVAHLKPVEIDLTTVSRASLHNRDEVERLGVRIGDWVVVEKAGKIIPHVVRVEEERRDGTEEEFAFPKNCPVCDTPAVQDEGGVYVRCPNPDCPAQLRETLRFFASRSAMDIEGLGIKLIEQLLAAKLLTSLTDVYRLPDRREELLALERMGEKSVDNLLAAIEGSKTQPLWRLLTGLNIRHVGTNTSQVLMRQFGTLDEIMQQTEEQLAEVDEIGPVIAAAVSQFFHSDVGRGIVEELRGFGLNFGEPVEAQETAEGDLIFDGKTIVVTGTLTKFTRDEIKELIRNHGGRAAGSVSKKTDYVVAGEKAGSKLDKATSLGVPVLTEDEFLAMVQ, encoded by the coding sequence ATGTCTGCCAAAGTTCAAAAGCAAATTGAAAAGCTCCGCGACGAATTGCGGCGGCATAGTTACTTGTATTATGTCGAGGCACGCCCGGAAATTCCGGACCGTGAATTCGACAAACTGCTCAAGCAACTCGAAGCGCTCGAACAACAACACCCCGAATTTGACACGCCCGACAGCCCCTCGCACAAGGTGGGTGGCGAACCGATTGCCGGGTTCAAGACGGTCGAGCACCGTGAGCCGATGTTGTCGATCGACAATGTCTATGATGTCGACGCTGTACGCGATTTCGACACGCGGCTCAAAAAACTGCTCGGCAGCGACGACGACTTGGCCTATGTGGCGGAATACAAAATTGACGGCGTGGCCATTTCACTGATTTACGAAAACGGTCTGTTGGTGCAAGGCGTGACCCGCGGCGATGGGCGGCAGGGGGATGACATCACGCACAATGCCCGCATTTTACGGGGTGTGCCGTTGCGTTTGCGGGGAGACAATCCTCCTCCCGTGCTCGAAGTGCGCGGCGAAGTCTTCATCAGCAATCCCGACTTTGCGCATATCAAAGCAGCGCAGGTCCAAGCGGGTGAGCAAGTCTTCATCAATCCCCGCAACTCCGCCGCCGGCGCGCTGAAGTTGCTCGATCCCAAAATCGCCATTCAACGCAAGCTGCGGTTTTTTGCTCACGGCGCGGGGTATGTGGAAGGTGTCGAATTCCCCACGCAGATGGAATTCCTCACCGCCATCCGCAATTGGGGTATCCCCACCACTCCCGGCGTCACGCTCTGCCCGTCCCTCGATGCGGCGCTGACCCAATGTGAAACGTTCATAGAGAACTTGCACTCGTTGGACTTTGAAGTTGACGGCATCGTGCTCAAGGTCAATGACCGGGAAGTCCAGGAGGAGTTGGGGCGGACCAGCAAAAGCCCGCGCTGGATTTTGGCCTACAAGTGGGAGAAATACGAAGCGGTCACGCAGATTGAAAGCATCGACATCCAAGTCGGCAAGACCGGCGCGCTGACACCCGTGGCCCATCTCAAACCGGTGGAAATCGATCTCACGACTGTCTCGCGAGCCAGTTTGCACAATCGCGACGAAGTCGAACGGTTGGGCGTTCGTATCGGCGACTGGGTTGTGGTGGAAAAAGCGGGCAAGATCATTCCACACGTTGTGCGTGTTGAAGAAGAGCGTCGCGACGGGACCGAAGAGGAATTCGCGTTTCCTAAGAATTGCCCTGTGTGCGATACACCGGCGGTGCAAGACGAGGGAGGCGTCTACGTCCGCTGCCCCAATCCCGACTGCCCCGCGCAATTGCGCGAAACCTTGCGGTTCTTTGCCTCGCGGTCGGCGATGGATATTGAGGGGTTGGGCATCAAACTGATTGAACAGTTGCTAGCGGCCAAGCTGTTGACGAGCCTGACCGATGTGTATCGCTTGCCCGATCGCCGCGAAGAACTGCTCGCACTGGAACGGATGGGAGAAAAATCGGTCGACAACCTGCTCGCCGCCATCGAAGGTTCCAAGACACAACCGCTCTGGCGGCTGCTGACCGGTTTGAATATTCGTCACGTCGGTACGAACACATCACAGGTCTTAATGCGGCAGTTCGGCACGTTGGATGAAATCATGCAGCAAACCGAGGAACAGTTGGCCGAAGTCGATGAAATCGGCCCGGTCATTGCTGCGGCGGTGTCTCAGTTTTTCCATTCCGACGTCGGCCGCGGCATTGTTGAGGAGTTACGCGGGTTCGGATTGAATTTCGGCGAACCGGTTGAGGCGCAAGAAACAGCAGAGGGTGATTTGATCTTCGACGGGAAAACGATCGTCGTGACCGGCACGCTGACAAAATTCACCCGCGATGAGATCAAGGAATTGATCCGCAATCATGGCGGAAGGGCAGCTGGCAGCGTGTCGAAGAAGACCGACTACGTCGTCGCCGGCGAAAAAGCGGGCAGCAAACTCGACAAAGCGACCAGCCTGGGCGTCCCCGTGCTGACCGAAGACGAATTCCTGGCGATGGTGCAATAA
- a CDS encoding sialidase family protein, which produces MHRAFVPFCTLIVLTAVSGTVLGDEAEKPLRRDYTIPVVDLAGETERQVVVDREPGQYLGHPTTVLLEDNQTMICVYPQGHGRGAIVMKRSTDGGLTWSERLPVPENWSTSKEVPTIHRVIDKQGVKRLIMFSGLYPIRMAVSEDDGASWSPLKPIGDFGGIVTMSCVGRLANGDYMALFHDDGRFLRKDSKQTKPVQFHLYKTVSSDGGLTWSQPEVIAQHPQAHLCEPGWIRSPDGKQIAVLLRENSRTLNSFVIFSDDEGQTWTKPRQLPAALTGDRHTGRYTPDGRLFISFRDTTHESPTKGDWVGWVGTYDDIVNGTEGQYRVRLMDNHRGADCAYPAVELLPDGTFVTTTYGHWEKGKKPYIVSVRFTMDELDAKAKK; this is translated from the coding sequence ATGCACCGCGCTTTTGTCCCGTTTTGTACGCTCATTGTATTGACAGCCGTCAGCGGCACTGTCCTTGGCGACGAAGCTGAGAAACCATTACGGCGGGATTATACGATTCCCGTGGTCGATTTGGCCGGAGAGACCGAGCGGCAAGTCGTCGTCGACCGCGAGCCGGGGCAGTACCTGGGGCATCCGACGACGGTGTTATTGGAAGACAATCAGACAATGATTTGCGTCTATCCCCAAGGGCATGGTCGCGGCGCGATTGTGATGAAACGCTCGACCGATGGCGGATTGACTTGGTCGGAGCGTCTGCCTGTGCCGGAAAACTGGTCGACATCAAAAGAAGTCCCCACGATTCATCGCGTGATCGACAAGCAAGGCGTAAAACGGTTGATCATGTTTTCGGGGCTGTACCCGATTCGCATGGCGGTCTCCGAAGATGACGGCGCCAGTTGGTCTCCGCTGAAACCGATCGGCGATTTCGGTGGAATCGTCACCATGTCTTGCGTAGGCCGTTTGGCCAATGGCGACTACATGGCGCTGTTTCACGACGACGGCCGTTTTCTCCGTAAGGACTCCAAACAAACCAAACCGGTGCAGTTCCATCTCTACAAAACTGTCAGCAGCGACGGCGGTTTGACTTGGAGCCAACCGGAAGTGATCGCCCAACACCCACAAGCGCATCTGTGCGAACCGGGCTGGATTCGCTCGCCGGATGGGAAACAGATTGCCGTGTTGCTGCGGGAAAATAGCCGCACGCTGAATTCGTTTGTTATCTTTTCCGACGACGAAGGTCAGACCTGGACCAAGCCGCGACAACTTCCGGCGGCATTGACCGGCGACCGACATACGGGCCGTTACACACCCGATGGGCGGTTGTTCATTTCCTTCCGCGACACCACCCACGAGAGTCCCACCAAAGGGGACTGGGTCGGCTGGGTCGGAACGTACGACGACATCGTCAACGGAACCGAAGGGCAATACCGTGTGCGGTTGATGGACAATCATCGCGGAGCCGACTGTGCGTACCCCGCCGTCGAGTTGCTGCCCGATGGCACGTTTGTCACGACGACGTACGGCCATTGGGAAAAAGGGAAGAAACCCTATATCGTCAGCGTTCGTTTCACAATGGACGAACTCGACGCCAAGGCCAAAAAATAA
- a CDS encoding dipeptidase, which produces MLIFDAHLDMAWNALEFNRDLMLPVSEIRKFERQFTDIVPGENTVSWTELRKGNVFLTISTLIARLHRKDAVRTFYQSREADYGAARGQMAYYQAMVERGVLRPITDVATLDAHVAEWESGNTDELPMGYILSMEGSQPVQNPEQIHHWYDLGLRILGPAHYGENPYCFGTGSQGGLKADGPALLKAMDAVGMLLDATHLADQSFWEALDIFEGPVLASHHNCRALVDADRQLTDEQIKALIERGSVIGAAMDAWMIQPGWVIGVTQPSDACTLSTLADHIDHICQIAGNANHCGIGSDLDGGFGKEQSPHDLDTIADLYKLGEILKSRGYSDADVEGIMYRNWVDFFRRAWS; this is translated from the coding sequence ATGTTGATTTTCGACGCCCACCTGGACATGGCTTGGAATGCACTGGAATTCAACCGCGATTTGATGCTGCCGGTCAGCGAGATTCGCAAGTTCGAGCGTCAATTTACGGATATCGTACCAGGTGAAAACACCGTTTCCTGGACGGAGCTACGGAAAGGCAATGTGTTTCTCACCATCTCGACGCTGATCGCTCGGCTGCATCGCAAAGATGCGGTGCGAACGTTTTACCAGTCCCGCGAAGCGGACTACGGAGCTGCCCGGGGCCAAATGGCGTATTACCAAGCGATGGTCGAACGGGGCGTGCTGCGGCCGATCACCGATGTGGCGACATTGGATGCACACGTGGCTGAGTGGGAAAGCGGCAATACGGATGAGTTGCCGATGGGCTACATCCTGAGCATGGAGGGGAGCCAGCCGGTTCAAAACCCGGAACAGATTCACCACTGGTATGACTTAGGCCTACGCATTTTGGGCCCCGCGCATTACGGCGAGAACCCATATTGTTTCGGCACCGGCAGCCAAGGGGGCTTAAAAGCAGACGGGCCGGCGCTGCTCAAAGCGATGGATGCCGTCGGCATGTTGTTGGACGCCACGCACTTGGCGGATCAATCTTTTTGGGAAGCACTGGACATCTTCGAAGGTCCGGTCCTTGCCAGCCACCACAATTGCCGCGCACTGGTCGACGCCGACCGGCAATTGACGGATGAACAAATCAAAGCCCTGATCGAACGCGGTTCGGTCATCGGCGCCGCCATGGATGCCTGGATGATCCAACCCGGCTGGGTCATTGGCGTCACGCAACCGAGCGACGCGTGTACGTTGTCGACATTAGCGGACCACATCGACCACATCTGCCAAATCGCTGGCAACGCCAACCACTGCGGCATCGGCTCGGACCTGGACGGCGGCTTCGGCAAGGAACAATCCCCCCACGACCTAGATACGATCGCCGATCTGTACAAACTAGGAGAAATCCTCAAATCCCGCGGTTACAGCGACGCCGATGTGGAGGGGATCATGTACCGCAACTGGGTGGATTTCTTTCGGCGGGCGTGGTCGTGA